The Celeribacter marinus genome window below encodes:
- the arfB gene encoding alternative ribosome rescue aminoacyl-tRNA hydrolase ArfB, translating into MPLTITDQIEIADWELTESFMRASGPGGQNVNKVSSAVELRFEAERSPHLPPAVKTRLRKLAGRRWTKDGAIILQCDETRSQVRNRDLIRERLVALIVQATERPKYRVKTKPTKGSVRRRLDGKKKRGEVKALRGRVD; encoded by the coding sequence ATGCCACTGACCATCACCGACCAGATCGAGATCGCCGATTGGGAACTTACGGAGTCCTTTATGCGTGCCTCGGGGCCGGGTGGGCAAAATGTGAACAAGGTGTCCTCGGCGGTCGAGTTGCGGTTCGAGGCCGAACGCTCCCCACACCTGCCGCCCGCCGTGAAAACCCGCCTGCGCAAACTGGCGGGTCGGCGATGGACCAAAGACGGCGCAATCATCCTGCAATGCGACGAAACACGGTCGCAGGTGCGCAACCGCGACCTGATCCGAGAACGCCTTGTCGCGCTGATCGTGCAAGCGACAGAACGGCCTAAGTATCGCGTGAAAACGAAGCCGACAAAGGGGTCAGTGCGCCGAAGGCTTGACGGGAAGAAGAAACGTGGGGAGGTTAAGGCGCTTAGGGGTCGGGTGGATTAG
- a CDS encoding queuosine precursor transporter, whose translation MNRILPGIIAMATIVVASNILVQFLILDGLLTWGAFTYPFAFLVTDVMNRVYGVKSARKVIFAGFVTGIVCSLIGTQISMQGDGYTYQAVAMRVAVGSATAFLIAQLVDIAIFNRLRAGAWWRAPLVSTVVGSALDTAIFFTLAFSQSVRFFGEAANAEISWAWDVVPFLTVGPMAPLWMSLAVADWGVKLALALIALLPFRLIVGRLAARVV comes from the coding sequence ATGAACCGAATTCTTCCTGGCATCATTGCCATGGCCACCATTGTGGTTGCCTCAAACATCCTTGTGCAATTTCTCATCCTTGATGGGCTGCTGACATGGGGGGCGTTTACCTATCCCTTTGCCTTTCTCGTCACGGATGTGATGAACCGCGTTTACGGCGTGAAATCAGCGCGTAAAGTCATTTTCGCGGGCTTTGTTACGGGAATTGTCTGTTCGCTCATTGGGACGCAGATCTCGATGCAGGGGGATGGATACACCTATCAAGCGGTGGCAATGCGTGTTGCTGTTGGATCGGCAACGGCGTTTTTGATTGCCCAACTCGTTGATATTGCTATATTTAACCGTCTTCGCGCTGGGGCGTGGTGGCGGGCGCCACTGGTCTCTACGGTTGTCGGGTCGGCGTTGGATACGGCGATCTTTTTCACCCTCGCGTTCTCACAGTCAGTCCGTTTTTTCGGCGAAGCGGCGAATGCGGAGATTTCGTGGGCTTGGGATGTCGTGCCGTTTTTGACCGTTGGCCCGATGGCGCCATTATGGATGTCGCTCGCGGTTGCCGATTGGGGTGTGAAACTTGCCCTTGCCTTAATCGCGCTGCTACCGTTTCGCCTCATTGTTGGGCGTTTGGCGGCACGGGTGGTATAA
- a CDS encoding esterase-like activity of phytase family protein, protein MFIRSLVALILLSAPLMAQDAQYLGSYRWQSSDPLHGGFSGLELTDDGRGYVTISDRGAIETGQLKRDARGVVSQVMSDGIVPLKGAKSDALPRYGTDAEGLAVGGDGTIYISFEGLHRIWSYASVSARAVPLPAHPDFKSLQNNSGLEALAIDAQGRLLTMPERSGERSTPFPVYRNGGGTFGIVYRIPRSGEYLPVGMDVGPDGQLYVLERWFRGIGFSSRVRRFDISGNTADGEVTLVESGLGVHDNLEGIAVWRDAQGIRITMISDDNFKPFQVTEFVDYRVIE, encoded by the coding sequence ATGTTCATCCGTAGTCTCGTCGCATTAATCCTGTTGTCTGCGCCCCTCATGGCGCAGGACGCACAGTATTTGGGAAGTTATCGTTGGCAGTCGAGTGATCCGCTTCACGGCGGGTTCTCTGGCCTTGAATTGACGGATGACGGACGTGGCTATGTGACAATCTCGGATCGCGGGGCGATCGAAACCGGCCAGCTGAAACGCGATGCACGTGGTGTGGTGTCACAGGTTATGTCGGATGGAATTGTGCCGTTAAAAGGCGCGAAATCTGATGCGTTACCGCGATACGGAACCGATGCCGAGGGGCTTGCGGTTGGTGGTGATGGCACCATTTATATCAGCTTTGAGGGTCTTCACCGTATCTGGTCCTACGCCTCGGTGAGTGCGCGCGCGGTGCCTCTGCCGGCGCACCCTGATTTCAAGTCACTTCAAAACAATTCCGGGTTGGAGGCATTGGCGATTGATGCGCAGGGGCGGCTTTTGACCATGCCCGAGCGGTCAGGTGAGCGGTCCACACCGTTCCCCGTCTACCGCAATGGTGGAGGAACGTTTGGCATTGTGTACCGCATTCCGCGATCGGGTGAATACCTGCCCGTGGGCATGGATGTTGGGCCGGATGGGCAGCTATATGTGTTGGAGCGGTGGTTTCGCGGCATCGGGTTTTCATCACGTGTGCGCCGATTTGATATCAGCGGCAATACGGCCGATGGCGAGGTTACGTTGGTTGAAAGCGGCCTTGGCGTTCATGACAATTTAGAGGGGATTGCCGTGTGGCGCGATGCGCAAGGAATTCGTATCACCATGATTTCGGACGATAATTTTAAACCGTTCCAAGTCACGGAATTTGTGGACTACCGCGTTATCGAATAA
- the pncA gene encoding bifunctional nicotinamidase/pyrazinamidase has protein sequence MAHALIVIDIQNDFCPGGALAVAGGDEIVSGVNAIMDSYDAVILTQDWHPRGHSSFATTHDADPFITTQMPYGTQVLWPDHCIQNTNGAAFHPDLRTDADMIIRKGFNTAIDSYSAFFENDRTTPTGLEGYLRTRGIDTLTLVGLATDFCVKFSALDAARLGFTVTVRTDLCRAIDMDGSYATARSDMRAAAITLL, from the coding sequence ATGGCGCATGCCCTTATTGTAATCGACATTCAAAACGACTTTTGCCCGGGCGGTGCCCTCGCGGTTGCTGGTGGCGACGAAATCGTGAGCGGCGTCAACGCCATAATGGACAGCTATGACGCGGTGATCCTGACCCAAGACTGGCACCCGCGCGGCCACTCATCGTTCGCCACGACCCACGATGCCGACCCGTTCATCACGACCCAAATGCCCTATGGCACCCAAGTGCTTTGGCCTGACCACTGTATTCAAAACACCAACGGCGCGGCCTTTCACCCCGATCTGCGCACAGATGCAGACATGATCATCCGCAAAGGGTTCAATACCGCAATCGACAGCTATTCCGCCTTTTTCGAGAATGATCGCACCACACCAACCGGCCTTGAGGGCTATTTGCGCACGCGTGGGATCGACACACTAACACTGGTCGGTCTTGCCACCGATTTCTGCGTCAAATTCTCTGCGCTGGATGCGGCGCGATTGGGGTTCACCGTCACCGTGCGCACGGACCTGTGCCGCGCTATCGACATGGACGGATCATATGCGACCGCACGGTCCGACATGCGCGCCGCCGCAATTACGCTGCTTTAG
- the pncB gene encoding nicotinate phosphoribosyltransferase: protein MVDIATRVYNHKWKIDPIVRSLIDTDFYKLLMCQSVFRNKRDTQVTFSLINRSKSIRMADLIDEGELREQLDHVRSLSLSRGESTWLRGNTFYGKRQMFRPDFMEWFENLRLPPYHLEKRDGQYELTFEGAWPEVMLWEIPALSILMELRSRAVTGDMGRFELQILYARAMTRVWEKVEQLKPLDGLKIADFGTRRRHSYLWQDWCVQAMGEGLGSKFSGTSNCHIAMKRDLEAVGTNAHELPMVYSALADGDDALARAPYDVLADWQEEHDGNLRIILPDTYGTRGFLDRAPDWLAGWTGIRIDSGDPATGAEVAIDWWTSRGEDPTKKLVIFSDGLDVDKIAALHTQFKGRVRTSFGWGTLLTNDFRGLVNNNALNPFSLVCKAIKADGKPTVKLSDNPNKAMGPSDEIKRYKRVFGVGEQVSEDVVV from the coding sequence ATGGTCGATATCGCTACCCGTGTCTACAATCATAAATGGAAGATCGACCCGATCGTCCGTTCCCTGATCGACACCGATTTTTACAAACTCCTGATGTGCCAATCGGTGTTTCGCAATAAGCGTGACACACAGGTAACATTCTCGCTCATCAACCGCTCCAAATCGATCCGCATGGCCGACCTGATCGACGAGGGCGAGTTGCGTGAACAGCTTGATCATGTCCGCTCCCTGTCTCTCTCGCGCGGCGAAAGCACATGGTTGCGCGGCAACACCTTTTACGGCAAGCGCCAGATGTTTCGCCCCGACTTTATGGAATGGTTCGAAAATCTCCGCCTGCCGCCCTACCACCTCGAAAAACGCGATGGCCAATACGAGCTAACGTTCGAGGGCGCATGGCCAGAGGTCATGCTGTGGGAAATTCCCGCCCTCTCCATCCTGATGGAACTCCGCTCGCGGGCGGTGACGGGCGACATGGGCCGCTTCGAGCTTCAAATTCTCTACGCCCGCGCCATGACCCGCGTGTGGGAAAAGGTCGAACAACTCAAGCCGCTCGACGGTTTGAAAATCGCCGACTTCGGCACCCGCCGCCGCCATTCCTACCTCTGGCAGGACTGGTGCGTTCAGGCGATGGGGGAGGGCCTCGGCTCGAAATTCTCCGGCACGTCGAACTGTCATATCGCGATGAAACGCGACTTGGAGGCGGTCGGAACCAACGCCCACGAATTGCCCATGGTCTATTCGGCCCTCGCGGACGGCGATGACGCCTTGGCCCGCGCGCCCTATGACGTTTTGGCCGACTGGCAAGAGGAGCACGATGGCAACCTGCGCATCATCCTGCCCGACACCTACGGCACACGCGGCTTTCTCGACCGCGCCCCCGATTGGCTCGCGGGATGGACGGGCATCCGCATCGATAGCGGCGATCCCGCAACGGGCGCCGAAGTGGCGATTGACTGGTGGACATCACGCGGCGAAGACCCCACCAAGAAACTGGTGATCTTCTCCGATGGGTTAGACGTCGACAAAATCGCAGCCCTTCACACCCAATTCAAAGGCCGCGTGCGCACCTCGTTCGGGTGGGGAACCCTGCTCACCAACGACTTCCGCGGCTTGGTGAACAACAACGCCCTCAACCCGTTTTCACTGGTCTGCAAAGCCATCAAAGCGGACGGCAAACCCACCGTAAAACTGTCCGACAACCCGAACAAAGCAATGGGCCCAAGCGACGAGATCAAGCGGTATAAACGGGTGTTTGGCGTTGGGGAGCAAGTGAGCGAGGATGTGGTAGTTTAG